One segment of Pseudomonas asgharzadehiana DNA contains the following:
- a CDS encoding TonB-dependent receptor gives MSLSSLWRLTPLAAALLICSEAHALELPPQVITGNPLGSEQLASPTTVLEGDDLTLQQKGSLGETLNKQPGVSSSYFGPGASRPIIRGQDGDRIRILRNGVGALDASSLSYDHAVPLDPVNVERVEIVRGPAALLYGGSAIGGVVNTFDNRIPTQAIEGIHGAGELRYGGADTTRSSAGKLEAGNGTFALHLDANAREFNDLKIPGQARSRHAPDSEDSPGKNARLGNSDGRQDGGAVGGSYTWDDGYAGLSYSNYDSNYGSPAEQAVRIRMKQDHYAFASEIRNLQGPFSSVKFDAGYTDYEHREIEDGETGTVFKNKGYEARVEARHQPIGPFDGVVGAQVTRNEFSALGEEAFVPQTDTNAGALFILEEMQATERLKLSLGGRLEHTRVDPDAKGNARFAGADKSNDFTAGSLSSGAVYTLTPIWSVAATLGYTERAPTFYELYANGAHVATGTFELGDANLKKEKAVSSDLALRFDNGTHKGSVGVFYSHFSNYIGLLGTGRTLNDEGEEDASGIPEYEYSGVRARFAGFEAQDHWKLGESAYGKFALELSGDYTRATNLDTGEALPRIAPLRLNSGLLWELDRWQARIDVEHAAGQGRVPDNESGTDGYTTLGASAGYHFNMGGSQWLAFVNGENLTNQTVRYASSILRDIAPAPGRSVQFGLRTTF, from the coding sequence ATGTCCCTCTCTTCCCTGTGGCGCTTGACCCCGCTTGCCGCCGCCCTGTTGATCTGCTCCGAAGCCCACGCCCTTGAGCTGCCACCCCAAGTCATCACCGGCAACCCGCTGGGCAGCGAACAGCTGGCGTCGCCGACCACCGTGCTCGAAGGCGATGACCTGACGCTGCAGCAAAAAGGCAGCCTCGGCGAAACCCTGAACAAGCAGCCGGGCGTGTCGTCCTCGTATTTCGGCCCAGGCGCCAGCCGGCCGATCATTCGCGGCCAGGATGGCGACCGCATCCGCATCCTGCGCAACGGCGTGGGCGCGCTGGATGCCTCGTCACTGTCCTACGACCACGCGGTGCCGCTGGACCCGGTCAACGTTGAGCGCGTTGAAATCGTGCGCGGCCCGGCGGCGTTGTTGTATGGCGGCAGTGCCATCGGCGGCGTGGTCAACACCTTCGACAATCGCATCCCCACCCAAGCCATCGAAGGCATCCACGGTGCCGGTGAGTTGCGCTACGGCGGCGCCGACACCACCCGCAGCAGCGCAGGCAAACTGGAAGCCGGCAACGGCACGTTCGCCCTGCACCTGGACGCCAATGCGCGGGAATTCAATGACCTGAAAATCCCAGGCCAGGCGCGCAGCCGCCATGCGCCGGACAGCGAAGACAGCCCCGGCAAAAATGCTCGCCTGGGCAACAGCGACGGGCGCCAGGACGGCGGTGCCGTGGGCGGTTCCTACACCTGGGATGACGGTTACGCCGGGCTGTCCTACAGCAATTACGACAGCAACTACGGCTCCCCCGCCGAGCAGGCCGTGCGCATCCGCATGAAGCAGGATCACTACGCGTTCGCCTCCGAAATCCGCAACCTGCAAGGCCCGTTCAGTTCGGTGAAATTCGACGCCGGCTACACCGACTACGAGCACCGCGAAATCGAAGACGGCGAGACCGGCACGGTGTTCAAGAACAAAGGTTATGAAGCCCGCGTTGAAGCGCGTCACCAGCCGATCGGCCCGTTCGATGGGGTGGTGGGCGCGCAGGTGACCCGCAATGAGTTCTCGGCCCTGGGCGAAGAAGCGTTCGTGCCGCAGACCGACACCAATGCCGGCGCGCTGTTTATCCTCGAAGAAATGCAGGCCACCGAACGCCTCAAACTCAGCCTCGGCGGGCGCCTGGAACACACCCGCGTAGACCCGGACGCCAAAGGCAACGCGCGCTTTGCCGGCGCCGACAAGAGCAATGACTTCACCGCCGGCAGCCTGTCGTCCGGCGCGGTCTACACCCTGACGCCCATCTGGTCCGTGGCCGCCACCCTGGGCTACACCGAACGCGCGCCGACCTTCTACGAGCTGTACGCCAACGGCGCCCACGTCGCCACCGGCACCTTTGAGCTGGGCGACGCCAACCTGAAGAAAGAAAAAGCCGTGTCCAGCGACCTGGCGCTGCGCTTTGACAATGGCACCCACAAGGGCAGCGTCGGCGTGTTCTACAGCCACTTCTCCAATTACATCGGCCTGCTGGGCACCGGTCGTACGCTGAACGATGAAGGTGAAGAAGACGCGAGCGGCATCCCTGAGTACGAATATTCCGGCGTGCGTGCCCGTTTTGCCGGGTTTGAAGCCCAGGATCACTGGAAGCTCGGTGAAAGCGCCTACGGCAAGTTCGCGCTGGAGCTGTCAGGCGATTACACCCGCGCCACCAACCTCGACACCGGTGAAGCCTTGCCACGCATTGCCCCGTTGCGCTTGAACAGCGGGTTGCTGTGGGAGCTGGACCGCTGGCAGGCGCGTATCGACGTCGAACACGCCGCAGGCCAGGGCCGTGTGCCGGATAACGAAAGCGGCACCGACGGCTACACCACCTTGGGCGCGAGCGCCGGTTACCACTTCAATATGGGTGGCAGCCAATGGTTGGCATTTGTGAACGGGGAAAACCTCACCAACCAGACCGTGCGGTATGCCAGCTCGATCCTGCGCGACATCGCCCCGGCGCCGGGGCGCAGCGTGCAGTTCGGGCTTCGCACCACCTTCTAA
- a CDS encoding VF530 family DNA-binding protein, which yields MTATSNDPLHGVTLQHVLTTLVEHYEWEGLAERIDIRCFKSDPSIKSSLTFLRKTPWAREKVEGLYVKLMRTKRPLD from the coding sequence ATGACCGCGACAAGCAACGACCCCCTCCACGGCGTGACCCTGCAACACGTCCTCACCACCCTGGTGGAACATTACGAATGGGAAGGCCTTGCCGAGCGCATTGATATCCGCTGCTTCAAGAGCGACCCGAGCATCAAGTCGAGCCTCACGTTCCTGCGTAAAACCCCGTGGGCGCGGGAGAAAGTCGAAGGGTTGTACGTGAAGCTGATGCGCACCAAACGCCCGTTGGACTGA
- a CDS encoding Pr6Pr family membrane protein, with protein MKRFTAAAALAGWVGLAIQQYLIFYSRWSTGASLLGGLINFFSFFTVLTNTLAVVVLSYAVVNRDSAAKRFFLAPRVSSAIAVSILVVGLAYSLLLRHLWQPEGFQLVADELLHDVMPVLFFIYWWRCVPKGTLHLKHIGAWVIYPLVYFAYALLRGNLLGQYQYPFIDVSTLGYPQVFVNAAGILAGFVLIALAVVGLDKALKRTQ; from the coding sequence ATGAAGCGGTTTACGGCAGCGGCCGCACTGGCCGGTTGGGTGGGGTTGGCGATTCAGCAATACCTTATTTTCTATTCGCGCTGGTCCACCGGCGCCAGCCTGCTGGGCGGGCTGATCAACTTTTTCAGTTTCTTTACGGTACTCACCAACACCCTGGCGGTGGTGGTGTTGAGCTACGCCGTGGTGAACCGCGATAGCGCGGCGAAGCGGTTTTTTCTCGCCCCCAGGGTCAGCAGCGCAATCGCGGTGAGCATTCTGGTGGTGGGCCTGGCGTACAGCCTGTTGCTGCGGCATTTGTGGCAGCCCGAAGGCTTTCAACTGGTCGCCGACGAGCTGCTCCACGACGTCATGCCGGTGCTGTTTTTTATTTACTGGTGGCGCTGTGTGCCCAAGGGCACCTTGCACCTCAAACACATCGGCGCCTGGGTGATTTACCCGCTGGTGTACTTCGCCTATGCGCTGCTACGTGGGAATTTGCTCGGGCAGTATCAGTACCCGTTCATCGACGTGAGCACCCTCGGTTATCCACAGGTGTTTGTGAATGCCGCAGGGATCTTGGCGGGGTTTGTGTTGATTGCATTGGCAGTGGTGGGGCTGGATAAGGCGCTCAAGCGAACGCAATAA
- a CDS encoding siderophore-interacting protein — MNTHAIHRVTHEIKRRRLQVLRVVDITPRMRRITLGGPELAGFVSLGSDDHIKLLFPQNAAEQAALQSPTFTVKGDGPQPAMRDYTPRRFDLDLGELDIDFVLHGDGPASTWAQQAQPGQHLYIGGPRGSLIVPDIFDSYLLIGDETALPAIGRRLEELPAGCKVLAVIEIADLAERQTLESAAEVDIIWVVRGQDDLLKCVRNLTLPSGTLYSFVATETKLSRQVRRVLLDTHQVDEDFLKAVGYWRAEGSDDE; from the coding sequence ATGAATACACACGCCATCCACCGCGTTACCCACGAGATCAAACGCCGCCGCCTGCAGGTGTTGCGCGTGGTCGATATCACCCCGCGCATGCGCCGCATCACCCTGGGCGGGCCTGAACTGGCCGGGTTCGTGAGCCTGGGCAGCGACGACCATATCAAGCTGCTGTTCCCACAGAACGCCGCCGAGCAGGCCGCGCTGCAAAGCCCGACCTTCACCGTCAAGGGCGACGGCCCGCAGCCAGCCATGCGTGACTACACGCCACGGCGTTTTGACCTGGACCTTGGCGAGCTGGATATCGATTTCGTGCTGCATGGCGATGGCCCTGCGTCCACCTGGGCGCAACAGGCCCAGCCGGGGCAACACCTGTATATCGGCGGGCCACGGGGCTCGCTGATCGTGCCGGATATCTTCGACAGCTACCTGCTGATCGGCGACGAAACCGCGCTGCCGGCCATCGGTCGTCGCCTGGAGGAACTACCCGCCGGGTGCAAGGTGCTGGCGGTGATTGAGATTGCCGATTTGGCGGAGCGGCAAACGCTGGAAAGCGCCGCCGAGGTCGACATCATTTGGGTGGTGCGGGGCCAGGATGACCTACTGAAGTGCGTGCGCAACCTGACGCTGCCCAGCGGCACGCTGTACAGCTTCGTCGCCACCGAAACCAAGCTGTCGCGCCAGGTACGCCGCGTGCTGCTGGACACCCATCAGGTCGATGAAGATTTTCTGAAGGCCGTGGGTTACTGGCGCGCCGAAGGTAGCGACGACGAGTAA
- a CDS encoding PadR family transcriptional regulator — MRDHPHHRDPGNDPDGFEKRPGRERGGRGPRVFAPGDLKLLLPALIAEQPCHGYDLIRRIEGLFDGAYTPSPGVIYPTLTFLEESELISGDAEGGKKRYTITDAGRLFLSEQTVALDGVRMRIQLSKRSLRGHDRPPQIHEAVHNLRHALHSHHGRWSPEEIARVAALLNGTAQAIADGKSS; from the coding sequence ATGCGCGATCACCCTCACCACCGCGACCCCGGCAACGACCCTGACGGCTTCGAAAAACGCCCCGGCCGTGAACGCGGCGGCCGTGGCCCCCGCGTGTTCGCACCGGGCGATTTGAAATTGCTGCTGCCGGCGCTCATCGCCGAACAACCGTGCCACGGCTACGACCTGATCCGCCGGATCGAAGGCCTGTTCGACGGCGCCTACACCCCGAGCCCAGGCGTGATCTACCCGACGCTGACCTTCCTGGAAGAGAGCGAGTTGATCAGCGGCGACGCCGAAGGTGGAAAAAAACGCTACACAATCACCGACGCCGGACGTCTGTTCTTAAGTGAACAGACGGTTGCGCTGGACGGCGTACGCATGCGCATCCAACTGAGCAAACGCTCGCTGCGCGGGCATGACCGCCCGCCGCAAATCCACGAGGCGGTGCACAACCTGCGCCATGCCTTGCATTCACACCACGGGCGTTGGAGCCCGGAAGAAATCGCACGTGTCGCGGCGCTGCTCAACGGCACCGCTCAAGCCATTGCCGACGGGAAATCCTCATGA
- a CDS encoding CS1 type fimbrial major subunit yields the protein MFKKLAITVPLAVIALSSQVAVAAGEASHTVNLRANIPTTVFHAQPRDPNWGRDETMNYNVVSGELAPLTAIYDIRNTNGSVHAYIEGGPAMLFNGNTTQNIPLTTTLNGVTLTGTPQEVVNEADSTPGVGAEMRIVAAKPTATQRGAYSAVMPVVFDAVLPAP from the coding sequence ATGTTCAAGAAGTTAGCGATCACTGTTCCACTGGCTGTTATTGCGCTGAGTTCCCAGGTAGCAGTCGCTGCCGGCGAAGCCAGCCATACCGTCAACCTCAGGGCGAACATCCCTACCACCGTGTTCCATGCACAGCCACGTGACCCGAACTGGGGCCGCGACGAAACCATGAACTACAACGTGGTGAGCGGTGAGCTGGCGCCCCTGACCGCCATCTACGACATCCGCAACACCAACGGTTCGGTGCATGCCTACATCGAAGGTGGCCCGGCGATGCTGTTCAACGGCAATACCACCCAGAACATTCCGCTCACCACCACCCTCAACGGCGTGACCCTGACCGGCACCCCGCAGGAAGTGGTCAACGAGGCGGACTCCACGCCGGGCGTGGGTGCTGAAATGCGCATCGTCGCCGCCAAGCCTACGGCCACTCAGCGCGGCGCCTACAGCGCAGTGATGCCGGTGGTGTTCGACGCGGTACTGCCAGCACCTTGA
- a CDS encoding CS1-pili formation C-terminal domain-containing protein, whose product MFPMTSIAAALALLICTSALAAPASTPGSLITQAQGLPAGFTDHFFEVPLAVRVDLDEQLLGEALIVLSRDDRVTLLEFTDTGDSKVPAATRDTWQAVLEKGVALGACNQSCPEKMISAFYNLESSQLSILTQDVERSADIPRFYEQPEGGSLGLIINNQLNLNGGQEESLGGRYGLQASSSVGNWSQVFNLQLARQSGDDEPMRHAIHELYTQREMEGQFFRLGHFTPNSDGLTRQLRSFGASPDTALGVMYGSSDSLAINNAKPSVYPIYVTANRQAAVEIYRNGLLINTQAVAAGLQTLDTRPLPGGIYEVEVRLIEDGLTTSTTQELVYKPSNWRNAEDRWRYNLFAGRETKLLSNWDEQASGAMTAGASINYLLHPRVILGLSARQVREQLQYGGSVDWTVANNTSLYANLYQTQEHGTGMDLQGLYSFGATNLVFSHNRSWLDTRDTYETLPDGTRLRRNTFVGETSNTALSVNHRFDAKNSANMRLSHSEGNIEGAGIDLGWSRHDTFLGSDANWRFSVFDRPGTTGTSDKRNRGVDVSLSVNLGSDGRQISGSLGSRTARDGGRDNNASVTYRQDLTDHVLQSVSATAITDTYGVGLSGTASFNTSAVSGDGFLQRSSYNGELTGGLNLNSTFVAGAGQMLLSSQYQGNGAGMIIDLETDLDDIALRADDLGGGSTLLRPGRNYVPVSAYKSSSVSFDFEGNYPPAANIQPTRSSYHLNKGGVDYRKISVMKTVTVLGRLLDERGAPLKGHHVINHASRGVSEVDGFFSMEMSASSPTLQVRYQNQLLCQFRLDPSNAPNENDVLMIGDLRCTPDTLAETSIKFEAAG is encoded by the coding sequence ATGTTCCCGATGACCTCCATCGCGGCTGCGCTTGCGCTGTTGATTTGTACGAGTGCCCTGGCTGCGCCTGCCTCGACCCCCGGCAGCCTGATTACCCAGGCCCAAGGCCTGCCCGCAGGGTTTACCGACCACTTTTTCGAGGTGCCGCTGGCTGTGCGCGTGGACCTCGACGAGCAACTGCTCGGCGAAGCGTTGATCGTGCTGTCGCGCGACGACCGCGTCACCCTGCTCGAATTCACCGACACCGGCGACAGCAAGGTCCCGGCCGCGACTCGCGACACCTGGCAAGCGGTGTTGGAAAAAGGTGTCGCGCTGGGCGCCTGCAACCAGTCCTGCCCGGAAAAAATGATCTCGGCGTTCTACAACCTCGAAAGCTCACAGCTGTCGATCCTCACGCAAGACGTCGAACGCAGTGCCGACATCCCGCGTTTCTACGAGCAGCCCGAAGGTGGCAGCCTGGGGTTGATCATCAACAACCAGCTCAACCTCAACGGTGGCCAAGAAGAAAGCCTGGGCGGGCGTTACGGCCTGCAGGCCAGTTCCAGCGTGGGTAATTGGAGCCAGGTGTTCAACCTGCAACTGGCGCGTCAGAGCGGTGATGACGAACCCATGCGCCACGCGATCCACGAGCTTTACACCCAGCGTGAAATGGAAGGGCAGTTCTTCCGCCTGGGCCACTTCACCCCCAATTCCGATGGCCTCACCCGCCAACTGCGCAGCTTCGGCGCCAGCCCCGACACGGCGCTGGGCGTGATGTACGGCAGTTCCGACAGCCTGGCCATCAACAACGCCAAGCCCAGCGTGTACCCGATCTACGTCACCGCCAACCGTCAGGCGGCGGTGGAGATCTACCGCAACGGCTTGCTGATCAACACCCAGGCGGTCGCCGCCGGCCTGCAAACCCTGGATACCCGGCCGTTGCCCGGCGGTATCTACGAGGTGGAAGTGCGCCTGATCGAAGACGGCCTCACCACCAGCACCACCCAGGAGTTGGTGTACAAGCCCAGCAACTGGCGCAATGCCGAAGACCGCTGGCGCTACAACCTGTTCGCCGGGCGCGAGACCAAGCTGCTCAGCAACTGGGATGAACAAGCCTCGGGCGCGATGACCGCCGGCGCGTCGATCAACTACCTGCTGCACCCGCGCGTGATCCTCGGCCTGTCGGCCCGCCAGGTGCGCGAACAACTGCAATACGGCGGTTCGGTCGACTGGACCGTGGCCAACAACACCAGCCTCTACGCCAACCTGTATCAAACCCAGGAACACGGCACCGGCATGGACCTGCAAGGGCTCTATTCCTTTGGCGCGACCAACCTGGTGTTCAGCCACAACCGCAGTTGGCTCGACACCCGCGACACCTACGAAACCCTGCCCGACGGCACCCGTCTGCGGCGCAACACCTTTGTCGGCGAGACGAGCAATACCGCGTTGTCGGTCAACCACCGTTTCGACGCCAAAAACAGCGCGAACATGCGCCTGTCCCACAGCGAGGGCAATATCGAAGGCGCCGGCATCGACCTGGGCTGGAGCCGTCACGACACGTTCCTGGGCAGCGATGCCAACTGGCGTTTCTCGGTGTTCGACCGGCCCGGCACTACCGGTACCAGCGACAAGCGTAATCGCGGGGTCGATGTGTCGCTCAGCGTGAACCTGGGCAGCGACGGCCGGCAGATTTCCGGCAGCCTCGGCAGCCGCACCGCCCGTGACGGCGGGCGCGACAACAACGCCTCGGTCACGTACCGCCAGGACCTCACCGACCACGTGCTGCAAAGCGTCTCGGCCACTGCGATCACCGACACCTACGGCGTCGGCCTGTCGGGCACGGCCAGCTTCAATACCAGTGCGGTCAGCGGCGACGGCTTCCTGCAGCGCAGTTCCTACAACGGCGAACTCACCGGTGGCTTGAACCTCAACAGCACCTTCGTCGCCGGTGCCGGCCAGATGCTGCTCAGCAGCCAGTACCAGGGCAACGGCGCGGGCATGATCATCGACCTTGAAACCGACCTCGACGACATCGCCCTGCGCGCCGACGACCTGGGCGGCGGCAGCACCCTGCTGCGGCCGGGGCGCAACTACGTGCCGGTGTCGGCCTACAAGAGCAGCAGCGTCAGTTTCGACTTCGAAGGCAACTACCCGCCGGCGGCCAACATCCAGCCGACGCGCTCCAGCTATCACCTGAACAAGGGGGGCGTGGACTACCGCAAGATCTCGGTGATGAAGACCGTCACCGTGCTCGGGCGCTTGCTCGACGAACGTGGCGCGCCGCTCAAGGGCCATCACGTGATCAACCACGCCAGCCGTGGGGTCAGCGAAGTGGACGGGTTCTTCTCGATGGAAATGAGCGCCAGCTCGCCGACCCTGCAAGTGCGTTACCAAAACCAGTTGCTCTGCCAGTTCCGCCTCGACCCGAGCAACGCGCCGAATGAAAACGACGTGTTGATGATCGGTGACCTGCGCTGCACGCCGGACACCCTGGCGGAAACTTCCATCAAATTTGAGGCGGCGGGTTAA
- a CDS encoding p pilus assembly chaperone translates to MKQAVLGIGLVLASLTAQAGPAINVGVVYDYLEGDRSSYLKRVYNGGTSTAFIKVNVLEIVYNADGTSKEVPVASMTDAKGSATNRDGLMASPARLIVPAGGRQGTRLLYMGQRDKERYFRVRFIPVVPEKEDDFAVTEAERSDYKKGLAAGVNVLAGYGTVFFVRPKDTRFDTQINETATQYSLRNAGNSVVVLDEFRDCSVANKAECEPTTKHHILPGRQLVFEKKPERQFSFQMVEGRDKKPMTVNSNG, encoded by the coding sequence ATGAAACAGGCAGTGTTAGGGATCGGGTTGGTATTGGCGTCGCTGACGGCACAGGCGGGGCCGGCGATCAACGTGGGCGTGGTGTACGACTACCTGGAAGGCGATCGCAGTTCCTACCTCAAGCGGGTTTACAACGGCGGCACCAGCACCGCGTTTATCAAGGTCAATGTGCTGGAGATTGTCTATAACGCCGACGGCACCTCCAAGGAAGTGCCGGTCGCCTCGATGACCGACGCCAAGGGCAGCGCCACCAACCGCGACGGCCTGATGGCCAGCCCGGCGCGGCTGATCGTGCCGGCCGGCGGGCGCCAGGGCACGCGCTTGCTGTACATGGGCCAGCGCGACAAGGAGCGTTATTTCCGCGTGCGGTTCATCCCCGTGGTCCCGGAAAAGGAAGACGACTTCGCCGTGACCGAGGCAGAGCGCAGCGACTACAAAAAAGGCCTGGCGGCCGGGGTCAACGTGCTGGCCGGCTACGGCACGGTGTTTTTCGTGCGGCCCAAAGACACGCGTTTCGACACGCAAATCAACGAGACCGCCACCCAGTACAGCCTGCGCAACGCCGGCAACAGCGTGGTGGTGCTCGACGAGTTCCGCGACTGTTCGGTGGCCAACAAAGCCGAGTGTGAGCCCACCACCAAGCACCACATCCTGCCCGGTCGCCAGTTGGTGTTCGAGAAGAAACCCGAGCGCCAGTTCAGCTTCCAGATGGTTGAAGGCCGGGACAAAAAACCGATGACCGTCAACAGCAACGGGTGA
- a CDS encoding CS1 type fimbrial major subunit, translating to MFKQVTVVAALMAPVLWGGQAQAFQERQSFDVSVTIPVHEAYVLPSEPDWMGRDQVLAWDLVTSRLSHLRKNFDVKNLNGGVAARLGDTPYLLSGQNRIDLQVLFNRVPLTLDSTEVINADEARVGRRAELEIAAIEPQTGYKGGDYYGTVHIVFDFLAP from the coding sequence ATGTTCAAGCAAGTAACGGTAGTGGCTGCGCTGATGGCCCCGGTTTTGTGGGGTGGGCAGGCGCAGGCGTTTCAGGAACGCCAGAGTTTCGATGTGTCGGTGACCATTCCGGTCCATGAAGCCTACGTGCTGCCCTCCGAGCCGGACTGGATGGGCCGCGACCAGGTATTGGCCTGGGACCTGGTGACGTCGCGCCTGAGTCACCTGCGTAAGAACTTCGATGTGAAAAACCTCAACGGCGGCGTCGCCGCGCGGTTGGGCGACACCCCGTACCTGTTGAGCGGCCAGAACCGGATTGACCTTCAGGTGCTGTTCAACCGCGTGCCCCTGACCCTGGATTCGACCGAAGTGATCAACGCCGATGAGGCGCGGGTGGGCCGTCGCGCTGAACTGGAGATCGCCGCCATCGAACCGCAGACCGGTTACAAGGGCGGCGATTACTACGGCACGGTGCATATCGTGTTTGATTTTCTGGCGCCTTGA